The segment TCGGAGCCCCTGGACATGGAGGGTGGATACAGCACCACCTGGACGGGTCGGGTCAAGGTCTCCGGGCCCTGGAAAATCCTGGTGGACACCATCGAGACCGAGAACGCGGATTTCGTGCTTCGGGTCAAGGTGCAATAGCCCGATCCGGAAAGAAACCACGAACCACACGAACCGCACGAAAAGGCCCGGGCGGGTCTGTCAATCGGCCGGGAGGGCCAGCCGGAGCGCCATCAGGTCGAGGGCGTTCACCGCGCCGTCGGCGTTGAGGTCCCCGCTGCCGGGGCCGGCGGGGAGGGGCGGGCCCTCCGCCAGGAAGGCGGCCAGGGTGACGGCGTCGAGGGCGTCGAAGGTCCCGTCGCGGTTGACGTCCAGCCCCACGTACTTCAGGATTGTCCCGCCGCTGCCCACGGCGTAGCCCAGGCCCGCGTCGATCATCTGGACGCGGTTCAGGTCCGCGGTGGTCCCGGAGGGCTGGGCGAACCAGTTCGAACCGCCGTCGAGGGTCTTCAGGATGGTGCCGTCGAGCCCCACCGTCCATCCGGTGGTGGGATTGACGAACGCAACGCTCTTGAGGCACTGGTCGAAGGGCTCGACGTTCCGCAGGGGCCAGGTCATCCCGCCGTCCACCGTGCTGTTGATCCGCCCGCGGTTTTCGTAGACGTTGTCTCCCGAGGCGATCCAGCCGGTATCCGGGCCGACGAAGCAGACCCCGTTCAGGTGGTTCTGGTTGAGGATGTCGCGGTTTGTCCAGTTGGCCCCCCCGTCGGTGGTCTGGCGGACCGTACCGGTGCTGCCGACGGCCCAGCCGTTGGCGGCGTCGAAAAACCAGGCGTCGTAAAACCAGTCCGACGTACCCGTGGGTTGCGGCGTCCAGGTCTCGCCCCCGTCGGTGGTCTTCAGGATCGTCCCCATTTCTCCCACCGCCCATCCGGTCTGCGCATCGACGAACCGGGCCCGGAACAGCCGGTAGTCGGTCCCGGAAGGTTTGGAGGCCCAGGTTTTTCCACCGTCGGCGGTCTTCAGGATGAACGTGGAGGAAAAGCCGCCCGGCGCCCACCCGTGCAGGGAATCCGCGAAGCAGACGTCGTAGAGCGCCTTGTTGGTCCCGCTGGTTTGTAAAACCCAGGTTTTTCCGCCGTCGGAGCTTTGCAAAAGGGTGCCAAATTCCCCGGCCGCCCAGCCGTTCCGGGCGTCGATGAAGGAGAGCCCGTACAGGTCCCGGGTGGTGGGGGCGGAGCACACGAACCAGTTCCCGGGCGCGGGATCGACCGTGACGACGGCCTCCCGGCTGTCGGCCCGCCCGAGCTCGTCGGTGACCCGCACCCAGTAGCGGGTGGTCTGGTCCAGGGCCGGCGTGGTGAAACCCGGCGAATCGGTCCCCGCGGGGTTGGCGGTGTCGCCCCGCACGCCGTGGAACCACTGGTAGTGAAGGGTCCCCGTCCCGGCCGCGGTGACGGACAAGGCGGCGCTCTGGCCCTTCCGGAGCGTGGCGGGCTGGGGGTGAGCGGTGATCACGGGCGCCAGGCCGTCGATGACCAGGACCTGGCTCAGTTCGCCTTCGGTCAGGTCGCGCCAGCCGCGGATGAACACCCGCTGGGTCCCCGGCTGGACGAGGATCTGGGTGTCAACGGTCCCCCCGCCGCCCGGGCCGGGAACGTTAAAGCGCGTTACCGGGTCGAGAAGGTCCTCGCCCAGCACATAGACGGAACAGAAATTGACGAAACAGACCTGACGTTTGCCATTCACAAAGCCGACCTCGGGCAACCCGCCGCCGAGGCTCACCTCCTGGCAGGCGCCCGTGGGACCGTCGATGACATACATGAATTCCGTGATCTCGGTCCCGGAATAGACCCGATTCGTCAGCGAACTGTAGAACAAGCCCTCTCCGTCCCCTCGGGTGATGCAATGGGTCGAGCCGCCGGAATCGAGATCGAAGGATAAGTAGTTCCAATCGAAATCCGTGATCACCACTCGGTTTTCCTGGGGGTTCCAGATGAGGTTCCATCCCTGGGAACCGGCTGCGTCGATGCGGGTGGCCGACAGGGTCGTTCCATCGATGACCAGGAAGCTCTCCCGATGGATGTTGCTGAATGCCGTGCGTCCCGTCACCGGGTCGATTCCGCCTTCCCTGTTCAGGCGCGAATGGGGTTCTCCCATAAGGGTTTCGATGTCCACGGTCCCGACGGCGGTGTTGGTGTTGACGTCGAAGGCCGTGAGGGTCTGGTGGAAGGTTACGGGGTGGTTGCCGAAAGTAAAAAGCCGGCTCCTCGCGGCGTCGAGGGCCAGCATGAGGTTGTTCCCGACCCCGGTCAGGGTGGTGAGGACCGCGTGGGTGTCCGCGTCGATCACCACGATCCGGGAGACGCTGGTGGCGTAGCCCTGGTCCACCACCACGTAGAGCGTGCCGGTCCCGTCGTGGACGACCATGCCGTCGGACTGCGGCCGGTCCGGGAGGTAGCTCGACAGGGAGATCACCCCCAGCGACGCCAGGGAGGCGGAGTCGAACACCCGGATGCAGGCGTGGGTGTTGTCGGCGACGAAGAGCTTGTTCCCGGAGGGGTAGAGGGCCATGTCGACCCAGTGGGTGTCCGGCGCCGAGTAGAGGGTGTCCACCACCGCCTGGGCCCTTGCCGGGGGCGCCAGGGCGAGCAGCCCCCCGAGCAGGACGAGGGCGGCGGCCGCCCGGACCCCGCATCGGGGTCGGGCCGGGTTCGAGTTCGGAGGAACGGTGAAATCGGGGTGGGTGAGATGCGGCATCGTAATCCTCCTCTTCTCGGCCCCGGGAGACCCCCCGGAAAAAGGGAACCTGCTCGCTTTCGGAAAAGCCGGTGAAAGAAGCCTGTCTCAACCTCACGCAAAGACGCCAAGCCACAAGGCCCCGTTAAGCTGAACCCAGTATAATCCCCGTTTTATCCACATTCAAGGGGCACGGCCGCTGATCCCCTTCACGTCTTTGATTTCGATGTGGCTCTCGAACCCGGCCGGTCATCTCCACGCTCGAACGGCCTTCTGAAACAGGATCTCCGCGTTTTCTCCGTGCCCCTGTGAGAGAGATTCCGGGCTGTTCTCTCGCGGAGTCACGGAGGGGGGGGTCTTGACCGGTCTCGGTTGAAAAGGACGAAAGGACCAAAAGGACTTAAGGGACCAAAAGGACACCGGGGGCGGACGAAGGATTTCGAATCGTTTTCATTCTTGGCGATCCTTTTTCATCCGTGTTCATCCGTGGTTCAAAGCGGGTTTCATCGTGCGACTGCCCGGCGCTGTATGCGTCGCCCGTGGCTACGCTCCGGCCGGCGTTTCCGGGGCTCAGAAGATGAGCTTCGCGGCGATGTGCTGGGTGAGGAGGTCGAGGGCGGTCCGGTTCTCCACGCCCGTGGGGACGATGAGGTCGGCGTAGCGCTTGCTCGGCTCCACGAACTCCAGGTGCATGGGGCGGACCGACTCCAGGTACTGCTGGATCACGCTCTCGACGGAGCGCCCGCGTTCCTCGACGTCGCGCTGCAGGCGGCGGAGGATCCGGATGTCGGCGTCGGTGTCCACGAAGACCTTCAGGTCGAGGTGTTCCCGCAGCTCGGGCAGGGCGAAGAGGAGCAAGCCCTCGAGGATGACCACGGGACCGGGGGTGACGGGCTCGGCCCAACCGGTCCGGTCGGAGATGGTGAAGTCGTAGATCGGCTTGCGAATCGACTCGTTCCGGCGCAGCGCCGCCATGTGGGCGGACATGAGCCCCAGGTCGAAGGCGTCGGGGTGGTCCCAGTTGACGGGGCGCTTCCCGAAGCGGGACTTGACGGTCTCCAGGGGGGCGTAGTAGGCGTCCATGTCCATGTAGAGGGCGTCGATGCCCTTCCGGCGGATCCGCCGCAGGATCTCCTTGGCAATGGACGTCTTCCCGCTGCCGGAGCCGCCCACGATCCCCACGAGCCAGGGACGGCCGGTCCCGGCGGCTGGGGCGGGTTCGGACAATTCGGGGGCCTTCGCTTTCGGGGTCATGGCGCACGCTCCACCTGAAGTTTTCGTCGAGCCGGTTCGCACGCCCCAGTCTACTCCACCGGCCCGCTCTCCGCAACCCCGGAAGACGATCTGCCACTAATCGCACTCATCCACACTAATCATGGTTGATTGAGGAAGCCGGGTTGATCTGCTCCGTATTACTGTCCGACGATGGGAATAAAGCCCTCGCCTTCAGGCGAAAACTTGAGTTTAACCACGATCTGACCGTACTTTAGGATCGTGGGGGAGTGGATAGCAGTGCTGGGAAGACCTGAAGGGATTCGCCGAATAAGGTGGGCGAAGCTTCAGCTTGAGCCCACCGAATTACAAGCCCTCGCCTTCAGGCGAGGGTAATTGACTCGCCCGGACAAGCCTGAAAAGCACCACGAAATACACCAAAAGTCTGCAGACTCGATCGAAAAAATTCGTTTCTGATGCCACCGGTCTCCGGGAGAGGGGACTTACAGAGTTTCAGGACATTCCCCATTAGTGCGAATTAGTATGATTAGTGGTTGATAATCCTGGTTTTAGTGGGGGGCGGGAGGGGAGGTTGCCGAGGAGGAGGCCGCCCACCACCAGGGCCGTGCCCACCGCCATGGGCGCCGTGACCGCCGCGTGGAAGAAGAGGTGGTCCAGCAGGGCGGTGAGGGACGGCACCAGGTAGGAGAAGGCCGCCGCCCAGGCGCCCCCCTTCCGCTGGACGCCCACGTAGAAGAGGGTGTACCCGATGGCGGTGGGGAAGACGGCCATGTAGAGGGTGCCCCACCAGGCCTCGGCGGGGACCGCCCCCAGCGCGGCGGGGCCGAGGAGGCCGGTGCAGAAGGGGACCAGCAGCAGGGCCGTGACGAGGTAGCTGTAGGCGTTGATCCAGAGGGCGTCCCAGTGGGGGGCCTTGGTGGAGCGGGCCAGGAGGGTGTAGACGCTCCAGGTGACGGCGGCGGCCAGGCAGATCAGTTCCCCGGCCCCGAGGTTGTCGAGGCGCGGGACGCCCCCCCGGGAGACGATCACCCCGGCGGCCCCGGCGAAGGCGAGGGCGAAGCCGGCGTAAAACCGGCCGGGCCGCCGGTGGTGAAAGAAGGCCACTTCGCCCAGCGCGGTGAAGAAGGGGTTCAGGGCGATGAGGAGGGAGGCGTTGGTGGGGGTCGCCAGCTTGAGCCCCCAGAAGAACAGGAGGTGGTAGCCGAGCCCCGCCGTCAGGACCCCGAGGCCCAGGTGCTTCAGAAACCCGCGTTCGCGGAAGTCGGGGTGACGCCGGCGGTGGAACAGGAGCAGGCCGGGGAACATGGCCAGGGCCGAGAGGAGGAAGCGGAGGAAGGTGCTCTCCACCGGGTCGAGGGATTGCACGACGTACTTCCCGGCGATGAAGGACCCGGCCCACGAGACGGGGACGATCAGGAAAAAGGCGGTGAACGCACCGTCACCTCTGGCCACGGCGGAGGGGTCCTTTCGACGGCCGCGGGTGCCCGGCGCACCCGGGCCCGGCGGTCGACGGGGGATTCTACCACAGGAAAGCGCGCCGGGGCGGTCCAATCCGCCGGGAAGCGGCTCGCGCCCTGCCGGGGGGCCGGCGGGAAGTCCCGGGACCATGCCGCCGCGAGGCGCCGCGGACCCCGTCGGGCCGGGCGCGGGGCGACGCCCGGGGCCGTCAGGTT is part of the Acidobacteriota bacterium genome and harbors:
- the udk gene encoding uridine kinase → MTPKAKAPELSEPAPAAGTGRPWLVGIVGGSGSGKTSIAKEILRRIRRKGIDALYMDMDAYYAPLETVKSRFGKRPVNWDHPDAFDLGLMSAHMAALRRNESIRKPIYDFTISDRTGWAEPVTPGPVVILEGLLLFALPELREHLDLKVFVDTDADIRILRRLQRDVEERGRSVESVIQQYLESVRPMHLEFVEPSKRYADLIVPTGVENRTALDLLTQHIAAKLIF
- a CDS encoding DMT family transporter: MARGDGAFTAFFLIVPVSWAGSFIAGKYVVQSLDPVESTFLRFLLSALAMFPGLLLFHRRRHPDFRERGFLKHLGLGVLTAGLGYHLLFFWGLKLATPTNASLLIALNPFFTALGEVAFFHHRRPGRFYAGFALAFAGAAGVIVSRGGVPRLDNLGAGELICLAAAVTWSVYTLLARSTKAPHWDALWINAYSYLVTALLLVPFCTGLLGPAALGAVPAEAWWGTLYMAVFPTAIGYTLFYVGVQRKGGAWAAAFSYLVPSLTALLDHLFFHAAVTAPMAVGTALVVGGLLLGNLPSRPPLKPGLSTTNHTNSH